From one Trifolium pratense cultivar HEN17-A07 linkage group LG1, ARS_RC_1.1, whole genome shotgun sequence genomic stretch:
- the LOC123916426 gene encoding protein phosphatase 2C 50-like gives MEVLLYVVSVPLRVDNLVCDNSIIATYMDVSKFNSVTKVSTETVVSSDDCHNNGGNLDVEIGIKEVTPPELDKKGESPLMDMISESKSVLVAGDVGLAPESEEDDSLSLEGEQFIDSSCSLSVVSENSSIGGEEFIASDATSEVGTPCSIDMEKSIGPVNIVAPAADLGESNVDTDIMSEPLDVAESLDQEIGVESDPKPSTVVVHQLPQEEGTSVTVVRSVFELDYTPLWGFISLCGRRPEMEDAFATVPRFLNIPIQMLIGDRVHDGINRSFRPQMTHFFGVYDGHGGSQVANYCRERIHLALAEEIEFVKEGLINGSIKDGCQDQWKKAFTNCFLKVDAEIGGTTNNEAIAPETVGSTAVVALICSSHIIVANCGDSRAVLCRGKEPMALSVDHKPNREDEYARIEAAGGKVIQWNGHRVFGVLAMSRSIGDRYLKPWIIPDPEVQFIPRAKEDECLILASDGLWDVMTNEEVCDLARKRILLWYKKNGLELPSERGEGSDPAAQAAAEFLSNRALQKGSKDNITVIVVDLKPQRKYKNKT, from the exons ATGGAAGTGTTGTTATATGTGGTTTCAGTTCCATTAAGAGTAGATAACTTAGTCTGCGATAACTCAATCATAGCTACATACATGGATGTATCCAAATTTAATTCTGTAACTAAGGTTTCCACCGAGACAGTTGTAAGTTCAGACGATTGTCATAATAATGGTGGCAATTTGGATGTTGAAATCGGTATTAAAGAAGTCACGCCACCGGAATTAGATAAGAAAGGAGAAAGTCCTTTGATGGATATGATATCCGAAAGTAAAAGTGTTTTGGTTGCTGGTGATGTAGGTTTAGCTCCTGAAAGTGAGGAGGATGATTCATTATCATTGGAAGGTGAACAGTTTATTGATAGCTCGTGTTCTCTATCAGTTGTTAGTGAAAACAGTAGTATAGGTGGAGAGGAGTTTATCGCTTCTGATGCTACTTCAGAAGTTGGGACACCATGTTCGATAGACATGGAGAAGAGTATCGGTCCGGTCAATATTGTTGCTCCAGCTGCTGATTTGGGGGAGTCGAATGTTGACACAGATATTATGAGTGAACCCCTTGACGTGGCAGAGAGTTTGGACCAAGAAATTGGAGTTGAATCAGACCCAAAGCCTTCTACAGTTGTTGTTCATCAGCTGCCTCAGGAAGAGGGAACAAGTGTAACAGTTGTCCGGAGTGTTTTTGAATTGGATTATACCCCGTTATGGGGATTCATATCGCTATGCGGAAGAAGACCTGAAATGGAAGACGCATTTGCAACTGTTCCTCGATTTTTGAACATTCCCATTCAAATGCTAATCGGTGATCGAGTACATGACGGAATAAACCGGTCTTTTAGGCCACAAATGACTCATTTCTTTGGAGTCTATGATGGCCATGGTGGCTCTCAG GTGGCAAATTATTGTCGCGAACGCATCCATTTGGCCTTGGCTGAGGAAATAGAATTTGTTAAGGAAGGTCTAATCAATGGTAGTATTAAGGATGGTTGCCAAGATCAATGGAAAAAAGCTTTCACCAATTGTTTCTTAAAGGTTGATGCTGAAATTGGCGGAACAACTAATAATGAAGCTATTGCGCCAGAAACTGTTGGCTCCACTGCTGTTGTTGCTCTTATATGTTCATCTCATATTATAGTTGCGAATTGTGGTGATTCCAGAGCCGTTCTTTGTCGTGGCAAAGAACCAATGGCGTTATCAGTGGACCATAAA CCGAACAGAGAAGATGAATATGCAAGAATTGAAGCAGCCGGAGGAAAGGTGATACAATGGAATGGCCATCGTGTATTTGGTGTCCTAGCAATGTCAAGGTCTATCG GTGACAGATATTTGAAACCGTGGATTATTCCGGATCCAGAAGTTCAATTCATTCCTCGTGCAAAAGAGGACGAATGTCTCATTTTGGCTAGTGATGGTCTGTGGGATGTGATGACAAACGAAGAAGTGTGTGATCTGGCTCGAAAACGTATACTTCTTTGGTACAAGAAAAACGGCTTAGAACTACCCTCAGAAAGGGGAGAGGGAAGTGATCCTGCTGCACAAGCAGCAGCAGAGTTTCTGTCGAATCGCGCTCTTCAGAAAGGAAGCAAAGACAACATCACCGTGATTGTTGTCGATCTAAAACCTCAACGCAAGTACAAGAACAAGACATGA